The Myroides fluvii region GCATCAAACTCACCAGTGTTTTAGTGTCCTCTTGTAAGAGGTTTTCCAATTGCACATAGTCGATTTCACTGTTGGGATTAATCGTTAAGCAGACCACTTCAATTCCATATACTTGAGCCAAATGCTTGACTGTATTTAAAACGGCATGATGTTCGAGTTGTGTGGTAATAATTCGCTTTACTCCCAAATCGCGAACAGCAGACTGTAAAATCCAGTTGTTTCCCTCTGTTCCACAAGAAGTAAAAATAATCTCTGAAGAATTGACATTAAATTGCTTGGCAATGGTTTTTCTTGCCCCTTCAATTAATGCTTTCGCATGCCGTCCGATTGAATAAGTTGATGAGGGATTGCCAAAATCATTTCTCAATACGTTCACCATTTCTTCAATTACCTCTGGTCGGACAGAAGTAGTTGCGGCATTATCCAGATATATTTGTTTCATTATTTAATTAGTTGTAGCGAGATTCGTCACTTCATTTACACGAAATAACGTCTTTCTAAGTCATTTATTTTATTCGAATACAAATGTAATAAAAACAAAAAAGATAATGCTAAAAATCACTTCCATAATTATCATCTTCTCCAAGATATCTTTTTATTTTTACGATTTTAACCGTATCTTCTCCTGCCATAAAACACATCAAGATGGACCTCATTACCGCCCTTTATAGCAACCTAGAACAAGTTAACTGTTGGGATAAAACAATCACCCTAAACCGAAATGAATACCTAACACTTGCGGGTACTATGGATACGAATGTTTACTATATCGAAACAGGTAGTTTAAAAATCTCTATCATACTAGATGATTGCGAACACATCGTTCGATTTGGATATCGACATAATTTCATTGCTGCCTTGGATAGTTTTATCACCCATACACCAACAGATTTTTATATACAAGCCCTAAAAAAAACAACGATAAAAGTCATTCATAAAGAGCGTTACCTTGAATTTATACGAAGTAATAGCAATCATCAAAGTCTGTGGGACTCTCTTTTACAAAATTTAATTCTACAACAACTGGAACGCGAGAAAGATTTACTTATCAAATCCCCCAAAGAACGCTATATTCGTGTTTTACAACGCAGTCCTCACTTGTTTCAAGAGATTCCAAACAAATACATTGCTACTTATTTAGGCATGTCGCCCGAAACGCTTTCTAGATTGAAGAAATCTTGACTTGAATCAATATTTTTAAATGTGAATAAAATGATTTTCTTAAAACATGTAATCCTACTTATAAAAGCTTAGATCATACACTGATTCTGAAAAATACACACTAATTATCTTACCTAAATGCTCTGCTTTTCATTTCTATGGCAAATAACCTATTTTAGTGAAATATAATTATCCTAACAAGATAAATATCAAGTAACTAAATATAGTATATCTTTGTACTATGAATGATAAAAACGTATACATTATTGCAGGATGTAATGGTGCTGGTAAAACTACAGCATCGTTTACTATATTGCCTGAAATATTGGATTGTAAAGAATTTGTCAATGCAGATGAGATTGCGAAAGGGCTATCACCTTTTCAACCTGAAAAAGTTGCTGTAGAGGCTGGGAGAATTATGCTTACAAGAATAAATGATTTATTTCAAAATCAAAAAAGCTTTGCATTTGAAACAACATTATCATCTAAAACGTACAAGCATAAAATAATAAACGTCAGAAAATCAGGCTACTATTCAACATTACTATTCTTTTGGTTACAAAATTTTGATCTTGCAAAAGAAAGAGTAAAAATAAGAGTTAGTGAAGGCGGTCACAATATACCGGAAAAAGTTATAGAAAGAAGATACTTAAATGGTATTCAAAATCTATTTCAAATTTATATGGAGATTGTAGATGAAGTTCTTATTTTTGATAACTCTGAAGGCTCACCTATTCTTATCGCAGAAAAAGTAATTGGAAAAGATATTATTATTCACAATGAAAAAAAATTTAACTACCTAAAACAATATTATGACAACTGAAGCAAGAAACCTAAAAAAAGAAAAGATTTTACTTGGACTTGAAGAAGCATATAAAAAAATGATTCAATTCAAAAAAGAGAAAAATAGTGAAATTGTAATTTTAAAAGACAATAAAATCATTCATATTAAGCCTTAATGGTCGATACTACTTTTAGATCGAACTATGTTAGATATTCAATTATAAATCTAACACCTATTACATGAAACCAATAGTTTCCATTTTTTTGTGGATTCTACGATTTTCCTTTATCACAGCTATTCTCCATATTCCTATTAAAAGTTTTTTTTAAAGAACAGCATAAATGCTTGGCAATTTCATTAACGAAACCCTCACTTGTTTCAAGAGATTCCAAACAAATACATTGCTACTTATTTAGGCATGTCGCCCGAAACACTATCTAGATTAAAGAAATCTTGACTTGAATCAATATTTATCTTGAAAATTAGGGTGAATTTTGTCAAAAAAATAAAATGGAAACGACGAAGCTACTTTCAAACTTACTAGAGCTAACTCATCAAATTAAACGCGAAGCACAAGCGTTTCAAGCACTTCCCGATTCACTACTCTCTACTAGGCCTCAACCTGCTAGTTGGAGTATCTTAGAATGCATGGAGCACCTGAATCGATATGGTTATTTTTATATTCCTGAAATCACCATCAAAATAAACACGTCTCCTTACACGACTCCCTCCAAGGTATTCAAAAGTGGGTATTTGGGCAATTATTTTGCCAAAAGCATGTTGCCAAAAGCCAAGCTCAACAAAATGAAAACCTTTAAATCCATGAACCCCAGTACTAGCAAAGTAGACCGAGAAGTATTATCGATTTTCATCCAACAACAAAACAGCCTTATTGCACTATTAGAACAAGCGAAAACAGTGGATTTAAACAAAACCAAGACGTCAATTTCCATCAGTAAATGGATCAAGTTACGCTTAGGAGACACCTTTAAAATTGTTGTATTTCACAATTTAAGACATCTAAAACAAGCGCAAAACATCGTCAATAATCAAAGGGAATTCGCGTAATATTTTCCTTTCTTTCACGCATCTCCTTTCTCGATTTATGTTTATCTTGCCCTAGCTTTTATACCTATAAAACTAGGAGATAGCATAGACCCAACTAAAAAACACAACGATGCATTCAAGAACATTTGACGATAAAGTAATTTTACTAACAGGGGCGGATGGTGAAATAGGAACAGCACTGATTCAAGAAATGCTGAACCGAAAAGCGCGTAAAATCTACGTTACTGGTATAGCTTTTGACCGATTGACTCAACTCGCGTCTACCTTTCCTTCCCATCTATTCCCCGTTTTATTGGATGTAACAGATGAGAATTCCATACA contains the following coding sequences:
- a CDS encoding Crp/Fnr family transcriptional regulator; this translates as MDLITALYSNLEQVNCWDKTITLNRNEYLTLAGTMDTNVYYIETGSLKISIILDDCEHIVRFGYRHNFIAALDSFITHTPTDFYIQALKKTTIKVIHKERYLEFIRSNSNHQSLWDSLLQNLILQQLEREKDLLIKSPKERYIRVLQRSPHLFQEIPNKYIATYLGMSPETLSRLKKS
- a CDS encoding zeta toxin family protein; this translates as MNDKNVYIIAGCNGAGKTTASFTILPEILDCKEFVNADEIAKGLSPFQPEKVAVEAGRIMLTRINDLFQNQKSFAFETTLSSKTYKHKIINVRKSGYYSTLLFFWLQNFDLAKERVKIRVSEGGHNIPEKVIERRYLNGIQNLFQIYMEIVDEVLIFDNSEGSPILIAEKVIGKDIIIHNEKKFNYLKQYYDN
- a CDS encoding DinB family protein, producing METTKLLSNLLELTHQIKREAQAFQALPDSLLSTRPQPASWSILECMEHLNRYGYFYIPEITIKINTSPYTTPSKVFKSGYLGNYFAKSMLPKAKLNKMKTFKSMNPSTSKVDREVLSIFIQQQNSLIALLEQAKTVDLNKTKTSISISKWIKLRLGDTFKIVVFHNLRHLKQAQNIVNNQREFA